A window of Cryptosporangium phraense genomic DNA:
GCGCGAAGCGACTCTGCCACGACCCCATTGAACTTCCGGCCCGCGAGCCCGTCGAGTTCCTACGGACGACCTATCCGACCGCGGGGGACCCCATGCCCGAATTCGACTACATCATCGTCGGCGCCGGCACCGCCGGGTGCGTACTGGCCGCCCGCCTCTCGGAGAACCCCGCCAACGAAGTCCTGCTCGTCGAGGCCGGTAGACCCACCGGCCCACCGGCCATCAGAACCTGGTATCTCTGGCCCACGCTGGCCGGCTCGGCGATCGACTGGTGCCATTGGACCGAACCCCAGCCCGGCCTGGCCGACACCAGACTCCTGCTCTCGCAGGGCAAGATCCTCGGCGGCTCCAGCACCACCAACGGCACGATGCACGTCCGCGGCCGCCCGGCCGACTATGACGCCTGGGCCTCGTTCGCCCGCGGCTGGGACCACGCCACCCTGCTCCCGTACTTCCGCCGCAGCGAGACCGCGGTCGGAAACCCGGGACTGCGCGGCACGGACGGACCGATGCAGGTCGAGAAGCTCCCGCTGCGCACCGACCTCGGCGACGCCCTCCACCAGGCCGCGCTCGACGCCGGCTATCCGTCCACCGACGACCTCAACGGCGCCCAGCCCGACGGCGTCGGCTGGAACGAGCACAACGTCGTGGCCGGCGTCCGGCAGAGCGCCGCCGACGCCTACCTCGGTCCGGCCCGCGGCCGGACGAACCTGACGGTCCTGACCGACGCGACGGTCCGCTGGCTCCAGTTCGCCTACCGCCAGTGCACCGGCGTCCTGGTCCAGACGGCCGACGGCCCGCAGACCTTCACCGCGCGGATCGAGGTCGTGGTGGCCGCCGGAGCGATCGGCTCCCCGCACCTGCTGATGGCGTCGGGCATCGGTCCGGCCGACCACCTCCGCGAGCGCGGCGTCTCCGTTCTGGTGGACGCTCCGCAGGTCGGCGGCAATCTCTTCGACCACGTGCTGTCGGGCGTGGTCTACCAGAGCACGGGCCCGCAGCAGGAGCCCCAGACGTTCGTGGTCCGGCCGCCCAGCAGCGACGTCCTGATGGTCGCCGCCACGGTCCCGAACCACTCACCGGCGCTGGCCGGACCGATCAACGGCTACACGATCGCGGTCGGCCTGATGCGACCGCTCAGCCGGGGCACGGTCCGCCTCGCCACCGCCGATCCGACCCAGCGTCCGCTGGTCAACCCGCGGTACCTGAGCGAGAAGGACGACATCGACCGGCTGGTGCGTGGCCTGGAGATGGCCCGCGAGATCGGGGGCCAGCCCGCGCTCGACGACTGGCGCAAGGAGGAGGTGCTCCCCGGCCCCGACGTCCGGACCTACGACGACCGCCTCCGCTACCTGCAGCGCTCGGCGACCCCGTTCTTCCATCCCGCGGGGACCTGCCGTCTGGGCGACGATCCGCTCTCGGTGGTCGACGGCGAATTGCGGCTCCGGGGCGTCGACGGCGTGCGGGTCGTCGACGCGTCGGTCATGCCCGCTCCGATCTGCGCGAACACGAACGCCACGGTCCTGGCGATCGCCGAACGGGCCGCCGATCTCATCGACCCGACCCGCTTTTAAAACGTTTCAATCGACGGCCGCAAGGCCGTCACGCAGTGCCCGTAACGCATAGTGAGCACGAGACTTCACCGTTCCGACCGGCACGCAGAGCCGCGCGGCCAACTCCTCGGCCGACAACCCGCGCATGTGGAGATCGACGAGAACGCTCCGGTGAGCCGGTGACAGCCGACGAAACGCGTGCCGCATCGCGTCGTTGACCACGGCCGCATCCGTCGTGTCCTCGGCCCGGCCGAGTTGTTCCAGGTCGAGGACCGGCGTCTCGGTAGGACGGACCTGCCGGGCCCGCACCGAGTCGATGAACAGCCGCCTCGCCACGGCAAACAGCCAGCGGCGTTGATTGTTCTCGTGTTCCGGTAGGCGGTCCGAATGCTGCCAGGCCCGGAGCATCGTCTCCTGCAGCATGTCCTCCGCGGTCTGCCGGTCGCCGCGATTCAGCTTGAGCAGATAACGCAGGAGGTCACTCGCGTGCGCCGCATGTAATGCGTCGATCTGCGTACTAGGGATGGACATGCGGCCGACGCTAGAAAGGTCCACTGCGTAACGACTGACTGAGAACTGACACGGGATCTGGCGATCTCGGCCGTATGCTCTGGGGCAGATGGTTACGCTGAGCAACGTGCCGGCCGATAGCAGACCCGATGTGTACTTCACCGTGCTCGGGCCCGTCCGCCTCTTCCGCGACGGCCGGGAACTGGCCGTCGGCCCCGGCCAGGAACAGGCCGTGCTGGCGATGCTGTTGGCCAGGGCCGGCCACCCGATCTCGGTCGGCACGCTGATCGACGCGGTCTGGAGCAACGACCCGCCGGCCAGCGCGATGAACGTCATCCAGCGGTCGGTCGGCCGGATCCGCCGCCTGCTGGAGCCCGACCTCCCGCACCGGGCGAGCGGACAGTGGCTGCTGAGGTCCGGGAACTCCTACCGGCTGGTGCTCGACGAGGCCGAGTCCGATCTGCTGCGCTTCCGCGCGCTGGTCCGCCGGGCGCGGGAGACCACCCACCCGGTGCGGGCCACCGTGCTGCGCACCGAGGCGCTCGCGCTCTGGGACGGCCCCTGCGCCGCGGACATCGAGAGCTCGGTCGAGGCCTCGACCGGCTTCCGCGCGATCGACGCCGAGCGCTCCCAGGTGGCGATCCAGGCCGCCGAGGTCGCGGCCGCGTTCACCGGGGCCGACCCCTCGTACGAACTGCTCCGCGTCCTGCGGGCCGCCGTCGCCGGCGACCCGTTGAACGAACTGCTGCACGCGGCGGTCTCCCGCTGCCTCACCGCGGCCGGCCACCGCGCCGAGGCGCTCGGCCTGATCCAGCAGTTACGTCAGCGGCTGGCCGACGATCTCGGCATCGGTCCCGGTCCGGCTCTCCGTCAGGCCTATCTGGACGTCCTTCGCTCGGACGATCTTCCGATGCAGGTGCCGGCCACCGTCCGCCCCGCGATGGTGCCGGCCGAACTCACGACGTTCAGCGGCCGCACGGCGGAGATCGAGCACATCGACGCGGCCGTGGCCGACCGTCCGGACGCCGCGATCGTCGTCGTGCACGGCATGGGCGGTGTCGGCAAGACGACGCTCGCGGTGCGCTGGGCGCGCGGGAACGCGCACCGGTTCCCCGACGGCGAGCTCTTCGTCGACCTGCGCGGATTCGGGCCGGAGGGCCGGCCGATCCCGCCCGCCGAGGCGATGGTGCCGCTGCTGATCGCGCTGGGCGTGCCGGCGGCCGAGGTGTCGCCGAACGCCGACGAGCGGTTCGCGCTGTACCGGTCCATCCTCGACCGGAAGCGCGTGCTGCTGATCGTCGACAACGCCCGGGACGAGGAGCACGTCCGGCCGTTGCTGCCGCCCGGGCGAGGTTCGCTCACGCTGGTGACCAGCCGCAGCCGGCTGACCGGGCTGGTCACCGCCCAGGGTGCGGTCCCGGTGGCGCTGGGCGTGCTCCCGGCCGAGGACGCCCGCGCGATCCTGCGTCGCCGGCTCCGGGCCCGGCTCAGCCCGGACGACCGGGTGGCGCTCGACGAGATCGTCGTCCACTGCGACGGCCTGCCGCTGGCGCTCAGCGTCGTCGCCGCCCGGCCGCTGAAGACCCCGTCGTTCAGTGCGCGCCGGATCGCCGACCAGCTGCACGCGACCGCGGCCCGGCTCAGCGTCGTCGACGGGCGCAACGTCGGTCTGCGGGCCACCCTGCGGTGGTCGTACGACGCGCTGTCCCGACCGGCCCAGCGGGCCGTCCGGCTCGCCGCCGTGCACCGCGGCTTCGAGGGCTCGTTGCAGCTCACCGCCAGCGTGTGCGGCCTCCCGCTGGACGAGGCCCAGCGCATCACCGACGAGCTGATCGACGTCCGGTTCCTCGAACAGCCGAGCCCGGGCCGCTACCAGGCGCACGACCTGGTCGGGCTGTTCTCGTACGAGATGTGCCTGGAGGGCGAGACCGAACTGACCCGCCGGGCGGCCCGCGGACGCCTGCTCAGCTGCTACCTGTTCAGCCTGCTCGCGGCGGCCGCGACGATCACCGGCGAGCCCGGGCCGCCCGCCGAGCCCGAACCCCGGGTCAACCCCCTGACGTTCGACGATCCGGCGACCGTCCGGGAGTGGTTCGCGGTCGAGCGTCCGCAAATAGTGCTGACGCTGGACGACCTCGGGAAGCACCCACCGGGTTCGTGGGAGGCCGACCAGTTCGACACGCTGGCCGGCGCGCTGGCGCGCCTGGAAGCGGTCCTGGCGTCGCTGCCGGTCAGATGAGCGGGATCTGATGGTTGCTCCGGAAGACCCCGGAGGGGTCGACGCGGCGGCGGATCTGGAGCAGCGACTGCCAGGCGCCGGGGTCGAAGCCGGTGGACGGGTCGACGGGCTGCTGGGTGAAGTTCAGGTAGTTGCGACCGTTGGTCCACGGTTCCATCGCATCGATCGTGCGGTCGTAGTCGAAGATCGTCCGCTCGGCGTACGGCCCGACCTTCACCCCGCCGGCGAGCAGCAGGAACTGTCCGTCGAGGCGGTTGAGCACACCGCCGCCGGGCGCCGGGCGGCCCAGCGCGCCGCCGAGCTGGCGCAGCTCGGCCGTGACGACGAGCGAGCTGCCGGACGAGGCCTCCAGCAGCCGGTCGACGGCGGGCGGGGGCAGCTCGCCGAGCAGCG
This region includes:
- a CDS encoding GMC family oxidoreductase, with translation MPEFDYIIVGAGTAGCVLAARLSENPANEVLLVEAGRPTGPPAIRTWYLWPTLAGSAIDWCHWTEPQPGLADTRLLLSQGKILGGSSTTNGTMHVRGRPADYDAWASFARGWDHATLLPYFRRSETAVGNPGLRGTDGPMQVEKLPLRTDLGDALHQAALDAGYPSTDDLNGAQPDGVGWNEHNVVAGVRQSAADAYLGPARGRTNLTVLTDATVRWLQFAYRQCTGVLVQTADGPQTFTARIEVVVAAGAIGSPHLLMASGIGPADHLRERGVSVLVDAPQVGGNLFDHVLSGVVYQSTGPQQEPQTFVVRPPSSDVLMVAATVPNHSPALAGPINGYTIAVGLMRPLSRGTVRLATADPTQRPLVNPRYLSEKDDIDRLVRGLEMAREIGGQPALDDWRKEEVLPGPDVRTYDDRLRYLQRSATPFFHPAGTCRLGDDPLSVVDGELRLRGVDGVRVVDASVMPAPICANTNATVLAIAERAADLIDPTRF
- a CDS encoding sigma-70 family RNA polymerase sigma factor, which encodes MDLSSVGRMSIPSTQIDALHAAHASDLLRYLLKLNRGDRQTAEDMLQETMLRAWQHSDRLPEHENNQRRWLFAVARRLFIDSVRARQVRPTETPVLDLEQLGRAEDTTDAAVVNDAMRHAFRRLSPAHRSVLVDLHMRGLSAEELAARLCVPVGTVKSRAHYALRALRDGLAAVD
- a CDS encoding AfsR/SARP family transcriptional regulator: MVTLSNVPADSRPDVYFTVLGPVRLFRDGRELAVGPGQEQAVLAMLLARAGHPISVGTLIDAVWSNDPPASAMNVIQRSVGRIRRLLEPDLPHRASGQWLLRSGNSYRLVLDEAESDLLRFRALVRRARETTHPVRATVLRTEALALWDGPCAADIESSVEASTGFRAIDAERSQVAIQAAEVAAAFTGADPSYELLRVLRAAVAGDPLNELLHAAVSRCLTAAGHRAEALGLIQQLRQRLADDLGIGPGPALRQAYLDVLRSDDLPMQVPATVRPAMVPAELTTFSGRTAEIEHIDAAVADRPDAAIVVVHGMGGVGKTTLAVRWARGNAHRFPDGELFVDLRGFGPEGRPIPPAEAMVPLLIALGVPAAEVSPNADERFALYRSILDRKRVLLIVDNARDEEHVRPLLPPGRGSLTLVTSRSRLTGLVTAQGAVPVALGVLPAEDARAILRRRLRARLSPDDRVALDEIVVHCDGLPLALSVVAARPLKTPSFSARRIADQLHATAARLSVVDGRNVGLRATLRWSYDALSRPAQRAVRLAAVHRGFEGSLQLTASVCGLPLDEAQRITDELIDVRFLEQPSPGRYQAHDLVGLFSYEMCLEGETELTRRAARGRLLSCYLFSLLAAAATITGEPGPPAEPEPRVNPLTFDDPATVREWFAVERPQIVLTLDDLGKHPPGSWEADQFDTLAGALARLEAVLASLPVR